The following proteins are encoded in a genomic region of Streptomyces collinus Tu 365:
- a CDS encoding M23 family metallopeptidase, with protein MAFMCATGKHRRPGRVKRTTAQAAGIAALTTTGVIGTLAAGPASAAENPVEQTGLTPVITVSDDVAAQIDEQAAAQKQAADQKAAEEAAARAAAERAAKERAAKARAAREAERKRLNAFVIPITGSYVSTGYQASSSLWSSGSHTGIDFHAASGTSVHAVGSGTVVSTGWGGAYGNQIVIRMADGMYTQYGHLSSIGVSVGQKVVPGQQIGLSGATGNVTGPHLHFEARTTPEYGSDVDPVAYLRKHGVNV; from the coding sequence ATGGCGTTCATGTGCGCCACCGGGAAGCACCGCAGGCCCGGCAGGGTCAAGCGCACCACGGCTCAGGCGGCCGGTATCGCCGCCCTCACCACCACCGGTGTCATCGGCACCCTCGCGGCCGGCCCGGCGTCGGCCGCCGAGAACCCCGTCGAGCAGACCGGACTCACCCCGGTGATCACCGTGAGCGACGACGTCGCCGCGCAGATCGACGAGCAGGCCGCCGCGCAGAAGCAGGCGGCCGACCAGAAGGCGGCCGAGGAGGCCGCGGCCAGGGCCGCCGCCGAGCGGGCCGCCAAGGAACGCGCGGCCAAGGCCCGCGCCGCCCGCGAGGCCGAGCGCAAGCGCCTGAACGCGTTCGTCATCCCGATCACCGGCTCGTACGTCTCCACGGGCTACCAGGCCAGCAGCTCGCTGTGGTCCTCCGGCTCCCACACCGGCATCGACTTCCACGCGGCCAGCGGCACGTCCGTCCACGCGGTCGGCTCCGGCACGGTCGTCTCCACCGGCTGGGGCGGCGCGTACGGCAACCAGATCGTGATCCGGATGGCCGACGGCATGTACACCCAGTACGGCCACCTGTCGTCCATCGGTGTCAGCGTGGGCCAGAAGGTCGTCCCGGGCCAGCAGATCGGCCTGTCCGGCGCCACCGGCAACGTGACCGGGCCGCACCTGCACTTCGAGGCCCGCACCACCCCCGAGTACGGCTCGGACGTCGACCCGGTCGCCTACCTGCGCAAGCACGGCGTGAACGTCTGA
- a CDS encoding GntR family transcriptional regulator: MRIPAHSVCTAIRDDIVAGVHERGSRLTEEVLARRYGVSRVPVREALRTLEAEGFVVTRRHAGACVAEPTEQEAADLLEMRLLLEPLGAARAAQRRTEAHLKVLRGLVRLGQERARRGTSEDLRSLGGWFHETLAQAAGSQALTATLTQLRHKIAWMYAVEASPRPEETWAEHGAIVDAVARGDGERARAVTALHTERAAPAHRLRLAPGGPRAERVRNSQHAVNTPSLRY; encoded by the coding sequence ATGCGTATTCCGGCGCACTCGGTGTGCACGGCGATCCGGGACGACATCGTTGCCGGTGTCCACGAACGCGGCAGCCGCCTCACCGAGGAAGTCCTCGCCCGCCGCTACGGCGTCTCGCGCGTCCCCGTCCGCGAGGCCCTGCGCACCCTGGAGGCGGAGGGCTTCGTGGTGACCCGCAGGCACGCCGGCGCCTGCGTGGCCGAGCCGACCGAGCAGGAGGCCGCCGATCTGCTGGAGATGCGCCTGCTGCTGGAGCCGCTCGGCGCGGCCCGGGCCGCCCAGCGGCGCACCGAGGCCCATCTCAAGGTGCTGCGCGGCCTGGTCCGGCTGGGCCAGGAGCGGGCCAGGCGGGGCACCAGCGAGGACCTGCGCTCGCTCGGCGGCTGGTTCCACGAGACGCTCGCGCAGGCCGCGGGCAGCCAGGCGCTGACCGCAACGCTGACCCAGCTCAGGCACAAGATCGCCTGGATGTACGCGGTCGAGGCGTCGCCCCGTCCGGAGGAGACCTGGGCCGAGCACGGCGCCATCGTGGACGCCGTCGCCCGCGGTGACGGCGAGCGCGCGCGGGCGGTCACGGCCCTGCACACCGAACGCGCGGCGCCCGCGCACCGGCTGCGGCTCGCCCCGGGCGGCCCCCGCGCGGAGCGTGTGAGGAACTCGCAACATGCCGTCAACACACCGAGCCTGCGGTATTAA
- a CDS encoding HPr family phosphocarrier protein produces the protein MAERRVNVGWAEGLHARPASIFVRAATATGVPVTIAKAGGNPVNAASMLAVLGLGAQGGEEIVLASEAEGADAALDRLAKLVAEGLEELPETV, from the coding sequence ATGGCTGAGCGCCGCGTCAACGTCGGCTGGGCCGAGGGCCTCCACGCCCGCCCCGCTTCCATCTTCGTCCGAGCCGCCACGGCCACAGGCGTCCCGGTGACGATCGCCAAGGCCGGGGGCAACCCCGTCAACGCGGCCTCCATGCTGGCTGTCCTGGGCCTGGGCGCCCAGGGCGGCGAGGAGATCGTCCTCGCCTCCGAGGCCGAGGGCGCGGACGCCGCCCTCGACCGGCTGGCGAAGCTGGTCGCCGAGGGCCTCGAGGAACTTCCCGAGACCGTCTGA
- a CDS encoding bifunctional GNAT family N-acetyltransferase/acetate--CoA ligase family protein, with amino-acid sequence MQSPADRQDRHEYPAHWEADVVLRDGGTARIRPITIDDADRLVSFYEQVSDESKYYRFFAPYPRLSAKDVQRFTHHDFVDRVGLAATIGGEFIATVRYDRINANGMPASSPADEAEVAFLVQDAHQGRGVASALLEHVAAVARERGIRRFAAEVLPANTKMIKVFTDAGYTQKRSFEDGVVRLEFDLEPTDRSVAVQRAREQRAEARSVRRLLAPGSVAVVGVGRAPGGVGRSVLGNIRDAGHPGRLYAVNKAFPEDLEEVDGVPARRSVRDIDGPVDLAVVAVPADQVPAVVAECGEHGVQGLVVLSAGYAESGPEGRERQRALVRLARAYGMRIIGPNAFGVINTAPAVRLNASLAPEMPRPGRIGMFAQSGAIGIALLSRLHRRGGGVTGVTGVSTFVSAGNRADVSGNDVLQYWYDDPDTDVALMYLESIGNPRKFTRLARRTAAAKPLVVVQGTGTAPLGHAVRATRLEHDTVSALLRQAGVIRVDTITELVDAGLLLARQPLPAGPRVAILGNSESLGVLTYDRCLAEGLRPARPVDLTTAATAEDFRRALGQALADDTHDAVVVTVIPAIGEGAPGDAELAEALRSAAAAVPGKPVLVVHVELGGLAEALSAAASTAPQAADRQTEAPDPADRQAKTPDPADRPPTALPATPPDGTHLIPAYPAAERAVRALAEAVRYGQWRREAADPGRVPEYDDIDEKGAARLIDALLQRGQGLTIGQEETCALLAAYGIRVRRALPAPSPDEAAEAARALGYPVALKATAPHLRHRADLGGVRLDLADEDQLRRAYAELTELFGKPEELRPVVQGMAPRGVDTVVRAVIDPAAGAVLSFGLAGAASQLLGDMAHRLVPVTDREATSLVRSIRTAPLLFGWRGSTPVDTPALEELLLRLSRLVDDHPEVVAVTLEPVVVAPHGASVLGATVRLAPPPARDDLGPRTMPAY; translated from the coding sequence ATGCAGAGCCCGGCGGACCGGCAGGACCGGCACGAGTACCCCGCCCACTGGGAGGCGGACGTGGTGCTGCGCGACGGGGGCACCGCGCGCATCCGGCCCATCACCATCGACGACGCCGACCGCCTGGTCAGCTTCTACGAGCAGGTCTCGGACGAGTCGAAGTACTACCGCTTCTTCGCGCCCTACCCGCGACTGTCCGCCAAGGACGTCCAACGCTTCACCCACCACGACTTCGTGGACCGGGTGGGACTCGCGGCCACCATCGGCGGCGAGTTCATCGCCACCGTACGCTACGACCGGATCAACGCGAACGGCATGCCCGCCTCTTCGCCCGCCGACGAGGCCGAGGTCGCCTTCCTGGTCCAGGACGCCCACCAGGGCCGCGGCGTCGCCTCCGCCCTCCTGGAGCACGTCGCGGCCGTCGCGCGTGAGCGCGGCATCCGCCGCTTCGCCGCCGAGGTGCTGCCCGCCAACACCAAGATGATCAAAGTGTTCACGGACGCCGGCTACACCCAGAAGCGCAGTTTCGAGGACGGCGTCGTACGCCTGGAGTTCGACCTCGAACCCACCGACCGCTCGGTCGCCGTGCAGCGCGCGCGGGAGCAGCGCGCCGAGGCGCGCTCGGTACGGCGGCTGCTGGCTCCCGGCTCGGTGGCGGTCGTCGGCGTCGGCCGCGCGCCCGGGGGAGTGGGCCGCAGCGTCCTCGGCAACATCCGGGACGCCGGTCACCCCGGCCGTCTCTACGCCGTGAACAAGGCGTTCCCCGAGGACCTGGAGGAGGTCGACGGCGTGCCGGCCCGCCGCTCGGTGCGGGACATCGACGGCCCCGTGGACCTGGCCGTCGTCGCCGTCCCCGCCGACCAGGTGCCCGCCGTGGTCGCCGAGTGCGGCGAACACGGCGTCCAGGGTCTCGTGGTGCTCTCGGCCGGGTACGCCGAGAGCGGGCCCGAGGGGCGGGAGCGCCAGCGGGCCCTGGTCCGGCTGGCCCGCGCGTACGGCATGCGGATCATCGGCCCCAACGCCTTCGGCGTCATCAACACCGCGCCCGCGGTGCGGCTGAACGCCTCGCTCGCACCCGAGATGCCCCGGCCGGGCCGCATCGGCATGTTCGCGCAGTCCGGGGCCATCGGCATCGCCCTGCTGTCCCGGCTGCACCGGCGCGGCGGCGGGGTCACCGGCGTCACCGGCGTCTCCACCTTCGTGTCCGCGGGCAACCGCGCCGACGTCTCGGGCAACGACGTCCTGCAGTACTGGTACGACGACCCCGACACCGACGTCGCCCTCATGTACCTGGAGTCCATCGGCAACCCGCGCAAGTTCACCCGCCTCGCCCGGCGCACCGCGGCGGCGAAGCCGCTGGTCGTGGTGCAGGGCACCGGCACCGCGCCGCTGGGCCACGCGGTCCGGGCCACCCGGCTGGAGCACGACACCGTCTCCGCGCTGCTGCGGCAGGCCGGGGTGATCCGGGTCGACACGATCACCGAGCTGGTCGACGCGGGCCTGCTCCTCGCCCGCCAGCCGCTGCCCGCAGGCCCGCGCGTGGCGATCCTCGGCAACTCCGAGTCGCTGGGCGTCCTCACCTACGACCGCTGTCTGGCGGAGGGGCTGCGCCCGGCCCGCCCGGTGGACCTGACCACGGCGGCCACGGCGGAGGACTTCCGCCGCGCGCTCGGGCAGGCCCTGGCCGACGACACCCACGACGCCGTCGTCGTCACGGTGATCCCCGCGATCGGCGAGGGAGCGCCGGGCGACGCCGAGCTGGCCGAGGCCCTGCGGTCGGCGGCCGCCGCGGTGCCCGGCAAACCGGTGCTGGTGGTCCACGTCGAACTCGGCGGGCTCGCCGAGGCACTCTCGGCCGCGGCGAGCACCGCCCCCCAGGCCGCCGACCGCCAGACGGAGGCCCCGGACCCCGCCGACCGGCAGGCGAAGACCCCGGACCCCGCGGACCGGCCGCCCACCGCCCTGCCGGCGACACCCCCCGACGGCACGCACCTGATCCCCGCCTACCCCGCCGCCGAACGCGCGGTCCGCGCCCTGGCCGAGGCCGTCCGGTACGGACAGTGGCGGCGCGAGGCCGCCGACCCCGGCCGGGTCCCTGAGTACGACGACATCGACGAGAAGGGCGCCGCCCGGCTGATCGACGCCCTGCTGCAGCGCGGCCAGGGACTCACCATCGGGCAGGAGGAGACCTGCGCGCTGCTCGCCGCCTACGGCATCCGGGTCCGCCGGGCGCTGCCCGCGCCGTCCCCGGACGAGGCCGCCGAGGCCGCCCGCGCCCTCGGCTACCCGGTCGCCCTCAAGGCCACCGCCCCGCACCTCAGGCACCGCGCCGACCTGGGCGGCGTCCGCCTCGACCTCGCCGACGAGGACCAACTGCGCCGCGCCTACGCCGAGTTGACCGAACTGTTCGGCAAGCCCGAGGAGCTGCGCCCGGTGGTGCAGGGCATGGCGCCGCGCGGGGTCGACACCGTCGTACGCGCCGTGATCGACCCGGCGGCCGGCGCCGTGCTGTCCTTCGGGCTCGCCGGTGCCGCCTCGCAGCTCCTCGGTGACATGGCCCACCGGCTGGTCCCGGTCACCGACCGCGAGGCGACCTCGCTGGTGCGCTCGATCCGCACGGCACCGCTGCTGTTCGGCTGGCGCGGCTCCACCCCGGTGGACACCCCCGCCCTCGAGGAACTGCTGCTGCGGCTCTCCCGGCTGGTCGACGACCACCCGGAGGTCGTCGCGGTCACCCTGGAACCGGTCGTCGTCGCCCCGCACGGGGCGAGCGTCCTCGGCGCCACCGTCCGGCTCGCGCCCCCACCCGCCCGCGACGACCTCGGCCCGCGCACGATGCCGGCGTACTGA
- a CDS encoding DUF5998 family protein, whose translation MAKTSTTTQGLRAAIERSGYYPALVAEAVEAAVGGEPIRSYLVHQETTFDQNEVRRHVTVLVLTGNRFIVSHTDEQAADTTSPTPYATTSTESVKLGRISSVVVSRVVANPEQYTPGTLPREVVLTIGWGAVSRIDLEPAACGDPNCEADHGYTGSSTADDLSLRVSEAGDGPETVRQALAFAQSISEATADTTR comes from the coding sequence ATGGCCAAGACCAGTACGACGACCCAGGGGCTGCGCGCGGCGATCGAGCGCAGCGGCTACTACCCGGCCCTCGTGGCCGAGGCGGTGGAGGCCGCCGTGGGCGGCGAGCCCATCCGGTCGTACCTGGTCCACCAGGAGACCACGTTCGACCAGAACGAGGTCCGCCGGCATGTGACCGTCCTGGTCCTCACCGGCAACCGCTTCATCGTCAGCCACACCGACGAGCAGGCCGCCGACACCACCTCCCCGACGCCGTACGCCACGACGTCCACGGAGTCCGTCAAGCTCGGCCGGATCTCGTCGGTCGTGGTCAGCAGGGTGGTCGCCAACCCCGAGCAGTACACGCCGGGCACCCTGCCCCGCGAGGTCGTCCTGACCATCGGCTGGGGCGCGGTCAGCCGCATCGACCTGGAGCCCGCCGCCTGTGGCGACCCCAACTGCGAGGCCGACCACGGCTACACCGGCAGTTCCACGGCGGACGACCTCAGCCTGCGGGTCAGCGAGGCCGGGGACGGTCCGGAGACGGTGCGCCAGGCGCTCGCCTTCGCGCAGTCCATCTCCGAGGCGACCGCGGACACCACGCGCTGA
- a CDS encoding alkaline phosphatase family protein, with protein sequence MAQPSPWDHPEPLALDTAPLPEYGSGSLADLLPTLAAGLGVPGTTATITELTPADRVCVFLVDGLGWEQLRAHPDEAPFLTSLLGSSRGGTGRPLTAGYPATTATSLASVGTGLPPGAHGLPGYSVRNPDTGELMNQLRWQPWTPPRPWQPYPTVFQLAHDAGVHAAQVSSPTFERTPLTKVALSGGSFHGRLSAEERMDLAAGQLAAGERSLVYTYYAELDGAGHRYGVASDTWRGQLMYVDRLAQRLAEQLPPRSALYVTADHGMVDVPFDEQHRIDFDEDWELRAGVALLGGEGRARHVYAVPGAANDVVTVWREVLGEQFWVASRDEAIEAGWFGPHIDERVYARLGDVIAAAHDDVLIIASEREPKESALVGNHGSMTPAEQLVPLLEVRS encoded by the coding sequence ATGGCCCAGCCCTCCCCCTGGGACCACCCGGAACCGCTCGCCCTGGACACCGCTCCGCTGCCCGAGTACGGCAGCGGCTCGCTCGCCGACCTGCTGCCGACGCTGGCCGCCGGCCTCGGCGTCCCCGGCACGACCGCCACGATCACGGAACTGACCCCCGCCGACCGGGTCTGCGTCTTCCTGGTCGACGGCCTCGGCTGGGAGCAGCTCAGGGCGCACCCCGACGAGGCGCCCTTCCTGACCTCACTGCTCGGCAGCTCGCGCGGCGGCACCGGGCGCCCGCTCACCGCCGGCTACCCGGCCACCACCGCGACCTCCCTGGCCTCCGTCGGCACCGGCCTGCCGCCGGGCGCCCACGGTCTGCCCGGCTACAGCGTGCGCAACCCGGACACCGGCGAGCTGATGAACCAGCTCCGCTGGCAGCCCTGGACGCCACCGCGCCCCTGGCAGCCGTACCCCACGGTCTTCCAGCTGGCCCACGACGCCGGCGTGCACGCCGCCCAGGTGTCCTCGCCCACCTTCGAGCGCACCCCGCTCACCAAGGTCGCGCTCAGCGGCGGCTCCTTCCACGGACGGCTCTCCGCGGAGGAGCGCATGGACCTCGCGGCCGGGCAGCTCGCCGCCGGCGAGCGCTCCCTGGTGTACACCTACTACGCCGAACTGGATGGCGCCGGGCACCGCTACGGCGTCGCCTCCGACACCTGGCGCGGTCAGCTCATGTACGTCGACCGGCTCGCCCAGCGCCTCGCCGAGCAGCTGCCGCCGCGCAGCGCGCTCTATGTGACCGCCGACCACGGCATGGTCGACGTCCCGTTCGACGAACAGCACCGGATCGACTTCGACGAGGACTGGGAGCTGCGCGCCGGCGTCGCCCTGCTCGGCGGCGAGGGCCGGGCCCGGCACGTGTACGCGGTCCCGGGCGCGGCGAACGACGTCGTGACGGTGTGGCGCGAGGTACTGGGCGAGCAGTTCTGGGTGGCCTCTCGGGACGAGGCGATCGAGGCCGGCTGGTTCGGGCCGCACATCGACGAGCGGGTGTACGCGCGCCTCGGCGACGTGATCGCGGCCGCCCACGACGACGTGCTGATCATCGCCTCCGAGCGGGAGCCCAAGGAGTCGGCGCTGGTCGGCAACCACGGCTCGATGACCCCCGCGGAGCAGCTGGTCCCGCTGCTCGAAGTACGCTCCTGA
- a CDS encoding thymidine kinase, producing the protein MPELVFFSGTMDCGKSTLALQIEHNRSTRGLVGMIFTRDDRAGEGKLSSRLGLVTDAVEVEDGQDLYAYIVDHLSQGGRADYVIADEAQFLAPGQIDQLARVVDDLGMDVYAFGITTDFRSKLFPGSQRLVELADRIEVLQVEALCWCGARATHNARTVGGEMVVEGAQVVVGDVNQAAGEIGYEVLCRRHHRRRMTAATSRAAALSPDVLPVPPA; encoded by the coding sequence ATGCCCGAGCTGGTGTTCTTCTCCGGAACGATGGACTGCGGGAAGTCGACCCTGGCTCTGCAGATCGAGCACAACCGCTCCACGCGCGGCCTCGTCGGCATGATCTTCACCCGGGACGACCGGGCCGGCGAGGGCAAGCTGTCCTCCCGCCTCGGCCTGGTCACCGACGCCGTGGAGGTCGAGGACGGCCAGGACCTGTACGCGTACATCGTCGACCACCTGTCCCAGGGCGGCCGCGCGGACTACGTGATCGCGGACGAGGCGCAGTTCCTGGCACCCGGGCAGATCGACCAGCTCGCGCGCGTGGTGGACGACCTCGGCATGGACGTGTACGCCTTCGGGATCACCACCGACTTCCGCTCCAAGCTCTTCCCCGGCTCCCAGCGGCTGGTGGAGCTGGCCGACCGCATCGAGGTCCTCCAGGTCGAGGCGCTGTGCTGGTGCGGCGCCCGGGCCACGCACAACGCCCGTACGGTCGGCGGGGAGATGGTCGTCGAGGGCGCCCAGGTGGTCGTCGGCGACGTCAACCAGGCCGCGGGCGAGATCGGCTACGAGGTCCTGTGCCGCCGCCACCACCGCCGCCGGATGACCGCCGCGACGTCCCGCGCGGCGGCCCTGTCCCCGGACGTGCTGCCGGTGCCCCCGGCCTGA
- a CDS encoding VOC family protein: MTEARESAGPRARRAPGTPCWVSLMVHGLAATEEFYGALFGWEFRPGPQQLGPYVRALLDGQDVAGIGRLTPDQRLPVAWTPYFASDDVDRTADQVRLCGGTVAVGPLDAAEAGRMAIASDTSGAVFGIWQGASHLGATLSGVPGTPAWNELLTFETESVAKFYETVFGYEEEPVVSPGFDHVVLDLGGRPVAGLHGVGHALPRDRGSHWLTYFEVADVDETLRLVEELGGRVLGPAHDSEHGRVAAVADPEGAVFSVIEDPH, encoded by the coding sequence ATGACCGAGGCACGGGAGTCGGCCGGTCCACGCGCGCGTCGCGCGCCCGGCACACCCTGCTGGGTGAGCCTGATGGTGCACGGGCTGGCCGCGACCGAGGAGTTCTACGGGGCCCTGTTCGGCTGGGAGTTCCGGCCCGGACCGCAGCAGCTCGGCCCGTACGTGCGGGCGCTGCTGGACGGTCAGGACGTGGCGGGCATCGGCCGGCTGACGCCGGACCAGCGGCTGCCGGTCGCCTGGACGCCCTACTTCGCCTCGGACGACGTGGACCGGACGGCCGACCAGGTACGGCTGTGCGGTGGCACGGTGGCGGTGGGACCGCTGGACGCGGCGGAGGCCGGGCGCATGGCCATCGCCTCCGACACCTCCGGCGCGGTGTTCGGCATCTGGCAGGGGGCGTCCCACCTCGGCGCGACGCTCAGCGGGGTGCCGGGCACGCCCGCCTGGAACGAGCTGCTCACCTTCGAGACCGAGAGCGTCGCCAAGTTCTACGAGACGGTGTTCGGGTACGAGGAGGAGCCGGTGGTGTCCCCCGGCTTCGACCATGTCGTCCTGGACCTCGGCGGCCGTCCGGTGGCCGGCCTGCACGGCGTGGGACACGCGCTGCCGCGCGACCGGGGCTCGCACTGGCTGACCTACTTCGAGGTCGCCGACGTCGACGAGACCCTGCGCCTGGTCGAGGAGCTGGGCGGCCGGGTGCTCGGCCCGGCCCACGACAGCGAGCACGGCCGGGTCGCCGCGGTCGCGGACCCGGAGGGTGCGGTGTTCTCGGTGATCGAGGACCCGCACTGA
- a CDS encoding sulfurtransferase, with protein MTAIITATELAEDLAGQAPPVLLDVRWQLSTAKAAGVPAFDGRAEYAAGHLPGAVFVDLDRELASAAGEHGRHPLPDLAEFGAAMRRAGVSSGRPVVVYDGGQGWAAARAWWLLRWTGHPDVRVLDGGLPSWRGELSTEPVTPAEGDFEPAPAAAGLLDADAAAALARSGVLLDARAGERYRGEVEPIDPVGGHIPGAVSAPTTENVGPDGRFLPAADLRDRFKALGVSGDAPVGVYCGSGVSGAHEVLALAVAGVPAALYVGSWSEWSADPARPVAVGPDPQ; from the coding sequence ATGACAGCCATCATCACCGCAACCGAACTCGCCGAGGACCTGGCCGGACAGGCCCCGCCGGTCCTGCTGGACGTCCGCTGGCAGCTGAGCACGGCGAAGGCGGCGGGCGTCCCGGCCTTCGACGGCCGGGCCGAGTACGCGGCCGGGCATCTTCCCGGCGCGGTCTTCGTCGACCTGGACCGGGAGCTGGCCTCCGCCGCCGGGGAGCACGGCCGCCATCCCCTGCCGGACCTCGCGGAGTTCGGCGCGGCCATGCGGCGCGCGGGCGTGTCGTCGGGCCGGCCGGTCGTCGTCTACGACGGCGGGCAGGGCTGGGCGGCGGCGCGCGCGTGGTGGCTGCTGCGCTGGACGGGTCACCCGGACGTGCGGGTCCTCGACGGCGGGTTGCCGTCCTGGCGGGGTGAGTTGTCGACGGAGCCGGTCACCCCGGCCGAGGGCGACTTCGAACCGGCGCCCGCCGCGGCCGGGTTGCTGGACGCGGACGCGGCCGCCGCCCTGGCCCGCTCGGGCGTGCTGCTCGACGCGCGCGCGGGGGAGCGGTACCGCGGTGAGGTGGAGCCGATCGACCCGGTCGGCGGCCACATCCCGGGCGCGGTGTCGGCGCCGACGACCGAGAACGTGGGCCCGGACGGCCGGTTCCTGCCCGCGGCCGACCTGCGCGACCGCTTCAAGGCCCTGGGCGTGTCCGGGGACGCGCCGGTGGGCGTCTACTGCGGCTCGGGCGTCTCGGGCGCCCACGAGGTGCTGGCCCTCGCGGTGGCGGGCGTTCCGGCGGCGCTCTACGTGGGCTCCTGGTCGGAGTGGTCGGCGGACCCGGCCCGTCCGGTCGCCGTGGGCCCCGACCCGCAGTAG
- the sepH gene encoding septation protein SepH yields MPELRVVAVSNDGTRLVLKAADATEYTLPIDERLRAAVRGDRPRLGQIEIEVESHLRPRDIQARIRAGATAEEVAQLAGIPVDRVRRFEGPVLAERAFMAERARKTPVRRPGENSGPLLGEAVQERLLLRGAEKDTVQWDSWRRDDGTWEVLLVYLVAGEPHSASWTYDPPRRLVQAVDDEARSLIGESDDLAVAEPSFPFVPRIARLPRDRPLDRTLDRVDRDRPSLPAQASEPAEESTGERDSLTSLLEAVPSFRGDLVVPERPVEVTEEPVEEPEAEEPPAPAASAGSAYADVLMPRSVGSHRDRLIGSTDRQAEADGVRPGRRAAVPSWDEIVFGTRRKKQE; encoded by the coding sequence ATGCCCGAACTGCGTGTCGTGGCCGTCTCGAATGACGGCACACGGCTGGTGCTGAAGGCTGCCGACGCAACGGAGTACACGCTTCCGATCGACGAGCGGCTGCGCGCCGCCGTGCGCGGCGACCGGCCCCGCCTCGGCCAGATCGAGATCGAGGTGGAGAGCCATCTCCGCCCCCGTGACATCCAGGCGCGTATACGAGCCGGTGCCACCGCGGAAGAGGTCGCCCAGCTCGCCGGCATCCCCGTCGACCGGGTACGGCGCTTCGAGGGTCCGGTGCTGGCCGAACGCGCCTTCATGGCCGAGCGCGCCCGCAAGACCCCGGTCCGCCGCCCCGGCGAGAACTCGGGCCCCCTGCTCGGCGAGGCCGTCCAGGAACGGCTGCTGCTGCGCGGCGCCGAGAAGGACACCGTGCAGTGGGACTCCTGGCGCCGCGACGACGGCACCTGGGAGGTCCTGCTCGTCTACCTGGTGGCCGGCGAACCGCACTCGGCGAGCTGGACGTACGACCCGCCCCGGCGGCTCGTCCAGGCCGTGGACGACGAGGCCCGCTCGCTGATCGGCGAGTCCGACGACCTCGCCGTTGCGGAGCCGAGCTTCCCGTTCGTGCCGCGCATCGCCCGGCTGCCGCGCGACCGTCCGCTGGACCGCACGCTCGACCGCGTCGACCGGGACCGCCCGAGTCTGCCGGCGCAGGCGTCCGAGCCCGCCGAGGAGAGCACGGGCGAACGCGACTCGCTGACCAGCCTGCTGGAGGCGGTGCCGAGCTTCCGGGGCGACCTGGTCGTACCGGAACGGCCCGTCGAGGTCACGGAGGAGCCCGTCGAGGAGCCCGAGGCGGAGGAGCCGCCGGCGCCCGCGGCCTCGGCCGGTTCGGCCTACGCGGACGTCCTCATGCCGCGCTCGGTCGGCAGCCACCGCGACCGGCTCATCGGGTCCACCGACCGGCAGGCCGAGGCCGACGGCGTCCGCCCCGGCCGCCGTGCGGCGGTCCCGAGCTGGGACGAGATCGTGTTCGGTACCCGACGCAAGAAGCAGGAGTAA